In a single window of the Ancylobacter polymorphus genome:
- a CDS encoding threonine ammonia-lyase produces the protein MTLPVTPADVAAARKLLDGAVLRTPTLPAPRLSAITGAHVYVKYENLQVTASFKERGALTKLSSLSPQERAAGVVAMSAGNHAQAVAYHAARLGIRATIVMPKHTPIVKVAATEAHGARVVLHGESVGDASEEADRIAQSEHLVWVHPYDDRHVIAGQGSIAAEMLEDAPDLDSLLVPVGGGGMISGMAVAARDMRPDIEIVGVETRLYPSMWNALHQQALPCEGATLAEGIAVKQAGTLTRELVSALVSDVVLVGEPTIERAVNLFLTQQKTLAEGAGAAGLAALLADPDRYRSRKVGLVVSGGNIDPRIVASIMMRELEREERIVSFRFSMLDRPGELGIIASLLGGLGANILEVEHKRHFLDVHAKGARLDVTVETRDRAHADEVYRALIENGMDVVRVDWQSAS, from the coding sequence ATGACTTTGCCCGTAACCCCCGCCGATGTCGCCGCCGCACGCAAGTTGCTGGATGGCGCGGTGCTGCGCACGCCTACCCTGCCGGCGCCGCGCCTTTCAGCGATTACGGGCGCGCATGTCTATGTGAAATACGAGAACCTGCAGGTTACGGCGAGCTTCAAGGAGCGCGGCGCGCTCACCAAGCTCTCCAGCCTTTCGCCGCAGGAGCGCGCCGCCGGCGTCGTCGCCATGTCGGCCGGCAACCATGCGCAGGCGGTGGCCTATCACGCCGCCCGCCTTGGCATCCGCGCCACCATCGTGATGCCCAAGCACACGCCGATCGTGAAAGTGGCCGCCACCGAGGCGCATGGCGCGCGGGTGGTGCTGCACGGCGAATCCGTCGGCGACGCCTCGGAAGAGGCCGACCGTATCGCCCAGTCCGAACATCTGGTCTGGGTCCACCCCTATGATGACCGACATGTGATCGCCGGCCAGGGCTCGATCGCCGCCGAGATGCTGGAGGACGCGCCCGACCTCGATTCGCTGCTGGTGCCGGTCGGCGGCGGCGGCATGATTTCCGGCATGGCGGTCGCTGCCCGCGACATGCGGCCGGACATCGAAATCGTCGGTGTCGAGACCCGGCTCTATCCCTCCATGTGGAACGCGCTGCACCAGCAGGCGCTGCCCTGCGAGGGCGCGACGCTGGCGGAAGGCATCGCGGTGAAGCAGGCCGGCACGCTGACGCGCGAACTCGTCTCGGCGCTGGTGTCGGACGTGGTACTGGTGGGCGAGCCGACCATCGAGCGGGCGGTGAACCTGTTCCTGACCCAGCAGAAGACGCTGGCCGAGGGCGCCGGCGCAGCGGGTCTCGCCGCCCTGCTCGCCGATCCCGACCGCTATCGCAGCCGCAAGGTCGGGCTGGTCGTCTCGGGCGGCAATATCGACCCGCGCATCGTCGCGTCCATCATGATGCGCGAGCTTGAGCGCGAGGAGCGCATCGTCTCCTTCCGCTTCTCCATGCTCGACCGCCCGGGCGAACTTGGCATCATCGCCAGCCTGCTCGGTGGCCTCGGGGCGAACATCCTGGAAGTGGAGCACAAGCGCCATTTCCTCGACGTGCATGCCAAGGGCGCCCGGCTCGACGTGACCGTGGAAACGCGCGACCGCGCCCATGCCGACGAGGTGTACCGCGCGCTGATCGAGAACGGCATGGATGTGGTGCGGGTGGACTGGCAGTCCGCCAGCTGA